A window of Costertonia aggregata contains these coding sequences:
- a CDS encoding glycosyltransferase family 2 protein, which translates to MNSIRNFKNQITTFFNTANAWGVFVMGITFVLMIGASYLFYILHSDFERFHAERAGSTLGLAFMIVAISLFIFKVGFFIYTLYQYIKYRPIKSVTDEELPTCTVIVPAYNEGKQVWSTLMSLAESDFPMKKLQLLAIDDGSKDDTWYWMQEAKKALGKKLAIYQQPKNMGKRHALYRGFNEGKGEIFVTVDSDSIVKSDTLRNLVSPFITNKKCGAVAGNIRVLNNEEALLPKMLDISFVLSFEFVRSAESNLNSVLCTPGALAAYRSSAVFACLPDWINQTFMGQPSDIGEDRAMTNMILKQGYHVLFQRNAYAYTNVPEKYKGLYKMFIRWGRSNVRENIQMSKYVFNNFREGSKMGTRLLFVSQFSKIIMSYPFLLFMLFFVLTHPLLFLSSTLLSILILTTFPVLFYAKRYNNLTESFWAYSYSILYTFGLFWITPYAIATASRRGWLTRELPKKST; encoded by the coding sequence ATGAATTCAATTCGAAATTTCAAAAACCAAATAACAACATTCTTTAATACGGCCAACGCTTGGGGCGTTTTTGTTATGGGGATTACGTTCGTACTCATGATTGGCGCATCCTACCTATTTTACATATTACATAGTGATTTTGAACGATTTCATGCAGAAAGGGCCGGTTCAACTTTAGGTTTGGCCTTTATGATCGTAGCGATAAGCCTATTTATATTCAAAGTAGGATTTTTTATCTATACCCTCTATCAATATATCAAGTACAGACCCATAAAATCGGTCACCGATGAAGAACTGCCTACCTGTACGGTAATCGTACCGGCCTATAATGAAGGAAAGCAGGTATGGAGTACATTAATGAGCTTGGCCGAAAGTGATTTTCCCATGAAAAAGTTACAATTGTTGGCGATAGACGATGGGAGTAAAGACGACACCTGGTATTGGATGCAAGAAGCCAAAAAAGCGCTTGGGAAAAAACTGGCGATATACCAACAGCCCAAAAACATGGGGAAACGCCATGCGCTATATCGCGGTTTCAATGAAGGAAAGGGAGAAATCTTCGTTACCGTAGACAGTGACTCCATCGTAAAGTCGGATACGTTGCGTAATTTGGTAAGCCCTTTCATCACAAATAAAAAATGTGGCGCGGTAGCCGGCAACATTCGTGTATTGAACAATGAGGAGGCCTTACTTCCCAAAATGTTGGACATCAGTTTTGTGCTGAGCTTTGAGTTTGTGCGTTCTGCGGAAAGCAACCTAAACTCGGTTCTTTGTACTCCCGGAGCTTTGGCGGCCTATCGCAGTTCTGCGGTCTTTGCTTGTCTTCCCGATTGGATAAACCAGACCTTTATGGGCCAACCTTCCGATATTGGTGAAGATAGGGCCATGACCAATATGATCCTAAAACAGGGATATCATGTATTGTTCCAGAGAAATGCATATGCCTATACCAACGTACCCGAAAAATATAAGGGCCTTTACAAAATGTTCATCAGGTGGGGCAGAAGCAATGTTCGTGAGAACATTCAAATGTCTAAGTATGTTTTCAATAATTTTAGGGAAGGCTCCAAGATGGGTACAAGACTCCTATTTGTTAGCCAATTCTCAAAAATAATTATGAGCTATCCCTTTTTACTGTTTATGTTGTTCTTTGTTTTGACGCATCCGTTATTGTTTTTAAGTTCAACACTTCTTAGCATATTGATATTGACAACGTTCCCGGTGCTGTTCTATGCGAAAAGGTATAACAACCTAACGGAGTCCTTTTGGGCGTATTCCTATAGTATTTTATATACTTTTGGACTGTTTTGGATAACACCGTATGCGATTGCTACAGCAAGTAGAAGAGGATGGTTGACCCGAGAATTGCCTAAAAAGAGTACCTAA
- a CDS encoding PA0069 family radical SAM protein produces the protein MKLNKAIKGRGAQQNTPNAFLKHIYETRDDFLEFCRIEGEEADNNKTQYISVFPKTIVNKVTSPDVGMMFSMNTYQGCEHGCIYCYARNTHEYWGYSAGLDFERRILVKKDAPRLLEAQLKSKNWKACTIVLSGNTDCYQPAEKKFMITRACLEVFLKYRHPVGVITKNALILRDLDILKQLAQHQLVAVNISVTSLSEATRRILEPRTTTIKKRLETIRVLSENNIPVNAMLAPIIPGINSHEIMNLAKAVSEHGATSFAFTVVRLNGAIGAIFTDWIRKTLPDKADKVLHQIQECHGGTLNDSRFGVRNRGEGKIATQIHDLVKLARHTYFRGKTFPKLRTDLHDIYKNGQMKLF, from the coding sequence ATGAAATTAAACAAAGCGATAAAAGGTAGAGGGGCTCAACAGAACACACCTAATGCTTTTTTAAAACATATCTACGAAACACGGGATGATTTCTTGGAGTTTTGCCGTATCGAAGGCGAAGAAGCAGATAACAACAAAACACAGTATATTTCAGTTTTTCCCAAGACCATTGTAAATAAAGTGACCAGTCCCGATGTTGGAATGATGTTTTCAATGAATACCTATCAAGGTTGCGAACATGGATGCATTTACTGCTATGCTAGAAATACGCACGAGTATTGGGGCTATAGTGCAGGGCTTGATTTTGAACGTAGGATTTTGGTCAAAAAGGATGCACCGCGGTTGTTGGAAGCTCAGCTAAAAAGTAAAAACTGGAAAGCCTGCACCATTGTTTTATCCGGAAATACGGATTGTTACCAACCCGCGGAAAAAAAGTTCATGATTACCCGTGCCTGTTTGGAAGTTTTTTTAAAATATCGGCATCCTGTAGGGGTCATAACCAAAAATGCATTGATACTACGCGACTTGGACATTTTAAAACAATTGGCCCAGCACCAATTGGTCGCCGTAAACATATCGGTTACCTCACTTTCCGAGGCAACCAGAAGAATTTTGGAGCCAAGGACCACGACCATTAAAAAGCGTTTGGAGACCATTCGGGTTTTATCGGAAAACAATATTCCGGTCAATGCCATGTTGGCCCCTATCATACCGGGAATCAATAGCCATGAGATAATGAACTTGGCCAAAGCGGTCTCGGAACATGGTGCCACTTCCTTTGCCTTTACGGTAGTGCGTTTGAACGGTGCCATTGGAGCGATATTCACAGATTGGATACGAAAGACATTACCGGATAAAGCGGACAAGGTTTTGCATCAAATTCAAGAATGTCATGGAGGGACTTTGAACGATAGCAGATTTGGGGTCAGAAATAGGGGCGAAGGCAAAATTGCTACTCAAATACATGATTTGGTCAAATTGGCGAGACATACTTATTTTAGGGGCAAAACCTTTCCAAAATTGCGAACCGATCTACATGACATTTATAAAAACGGACAAATGAAATTGTTCTAG
- a CDS encoding TonB-dependent receptor, translated as MNFSIYTKNLYVHTLFLFFFCGSPYSMGRTTNDCGYGNPNYTSVEYISPEKIYVHCDKSNYVAEENIRFKVYLVNSGTNTLGTNSGVAYIDIIDPLNKITDTKIVRITDGTGHGTIPLPFDVPEGRYILRAYTNHMRNFGRSSFFEKAVYVRAKFSTTKISSYMNMDTPKASELEARFCPEGGQLVSGFNNKIGFKVFGKNGKGVDVKGQIIDGKGNKVTEFSTSKFGRGQFYFLPKSGKSYSAKIDHDGNTVYFDLPATIDKGVAMRIVEVREHYRANIESSLQKGINQYSFVGKQRNGEVFSSKIMGTTANAVIEIPKRVLETGIVKFELRNTRNEIVCERMVFREKQETESLQLDVTEDGTGKKVLVNLVSPSHNAPRERNVHASVSIIKGQGQNVPWEAPGIETYLLLTSEVIGPLENPGHYLDPSTPDRKKDMDILMLTEAWKDYHALNGTTDLTDPEFDYETGIRLSGTIKSAYNRKIPAVAKVSLSYKSGETMGFDETVSDAKGRFVFRNLDFPDTTSVMLQALNISSENETSKGDSDYHIEMHGFSPPDVSYLKEPYEKKGVAYHGRTKRFNLVNDSLYEVDGDVIALEGVDVASKRVREEKRDYSKKRILYKQASQTLDLKDYPELGFMDMLQVLQNRVPGLSVRGFHVYLRGPSSLNEGSNASPEGYGSALILLDGTPVSGSILGEILTSAVDFIDILKGPRAAIYGSRAANGVIAIYTKSGNDGTGTSSVPSKGSNVTFVHPGFRSTAPAKPQSASTGSFKGDGSATVLWQPALTFGKGGKAEISLDGITKEPGRYSITIQGITSGGTPLNLAKTHIVD; from the coding sequence ATGAATTTTTCTATATACACCAAAAACCTTTACGTCCATACGCTGTTCTTGTTCTTTTTTTGTGGTTCCCCGTATTCAATGGGAAGAACGACCAACGATTGCGGATATGGGAATCCCAACTATACGAGCGTGGAATATATTTCACCGGAAAAGATATATGTGCACTGCGACAAATCCAACTATGTCGCAGAAGAAAATATTCGTTTCAAGGTGTACTTGGTCAATTCGGGCACCAATACGCTTGGTACCAATAGCGGGGTAGCCTATATAGACATTATAGACCCGCTCAATAAAATAACCGATACCAAAATAGTCAGGATTACAGACGGTACGGGCCACGGTACAATACCCTTACCATTTGATGTACCCGAAGGCCGCTATATATTAAGGGCCTACACGAACCACATGCGAAACTTCGGCCGTTCATCTTTTTTCGAGAAAGCTGTTTATGTCCGTGCAAAGTTCTCCACCACCAAAATATCATCCTACATGAACATGGATACCCCCAAAGCATCGGAACTGGAAGCGAGGTTCTGTCCCGAAGGCGGGCAGCTGGTCTCGGGCTTCAACAACAAAATAGGCTTCAAGGTCTTTGGAAAAAATGGAAAGGGTGTTGATGTCAAAGGTCAAATAATAGATGGCAAAGGCAATAAAGTCACCGAGTTCTCCACCTCAAAATTTGGCAGGGGACAATTTTATTTTTTGCCCAAGAGCGGGAAAAGCTATTCCGCAAAAATAGATCATGACGGCAACACGGTCTACTTTGACCTCCCCGCCACTATCGATAAGGGAGTGGCCATGCGAATTGTCGAAGTGCGGGAGCATTATCGGGCAAATATAGAATCATCGCTACAAAAGGGCATAAACCAATACTCTTTTGTCGGAAAACAAAGGAACGGTGAGGTTTTCAGTTCAAAAATCATGGGCACTACCGCCAATGCGGTGATAGAAATCCCGAAGCGGGTATTGGAAACGGGCATTGTCAAATTCGAGCTCAGGAACACGCGTAACGAAATCGTTTGTGAGAGGATGGTCTTTCGCGAGAAGCAAGAAACAGAAAGCTTACAGTTGGATGTTACCGAAGACGGTACCGGAAAAAAGGTACTGGTCAATTTGGTTTCCCCTTCGCATAACGCCCCAAGGGAAAGGAATGTGCACGCATCGGTCTCGATAATAAAAGGGCAAGGGCAAAACGTGCCCTGGGAGGCACCGGGAATCGAAACATACCTTCTATTGACTTCGGAAGTTATCGGCCCCCTTGAAAATCCCGGACATTATTTGGACCCCAGTACACCCGACCGTAAGAAAGATATGGATATCCTGATGTTGACCGAAGCGTGGAAAGATTACCATGCCCTGAACGGAACAACGGACCTAACCGACCCGGAATTCGACTATGAAACGGGAATACGGTTGAGCGGTACGATTAAAAGCGCCTACAATAGGAAGATACCGGCCGTAGCAAAAGTATCGCTATCCTACAAGAGCGGGGAAACCATGGGCTTCGACGAGACCGTTTCCGATGCCAAAGGCAGGTTCGTGTTCAGAAACCTGGATTTCCCCGATACTACCTCTGTTATGCTACAGGCCCTGAACATTTCTTCGGAGAACGAAACATCCAAGGGCGATTCGGACTATCACATTGAAATGCACGGTTTTTCACCACCGGACGTGTCGTATCTGAAAGAGCCATATGAAAAAAAGGGTGTCGCCTACCATGGGAGAACCAAAAGGTTCAACCTTGTAAACGACTCCCTGTATGAAGTGGATGGGGACGTGATCGCACTGGAGGGCGTTGATGTAGCGTCGAAACGGGTACGGGAAGAAAAAAGGGACTATTCCAAAAAAAGGATATTATACAAACAGGCCTCCCAGACCCTGGATCTTAAAGACTACCCCGAATTGGGTTTTATGGACATGTTACAGGTTCTACAGAACAGAGTGCCAGGTCTTTCGGTTAGAGGTTTCCATGTTTATTTAAGGGGTCCTTCCAGTCTTAATGAAGGTAGCAATGCAAGCCCGGAAGGCTATGGGTCGGCTTTAATTCTATTGGACGGTACACCGGTAAGTGGAAGTATTTTAGGTGAAATATTAACATCCGCCGTAGACTTTATAGATATCCTCAAAGGCCCTAGGGCGGCGATATACGGTTCCAGGGCGGCGAACGGGGTAATAGCCATTTATACCAAATCGGGCAACGACGGCACCGGTACATCCAGCGTTCCCTCCAAAGGCTCCAACGTTACGTTCGTGCACCCGGGGTTCCGGTCAACGGCCCCCGCAAAACCGCAAAGCGCAAGTACCGGCAGTTTCAAAGGTGACGGTTCCGCAACCGTGCTTTGGCAACCCGCTTTGACATTTGGGAAGGGCGGGAAAGCTGAAATTTCGCTCGATGGCATCACTAAAGAACCCGGTAGGT